A genomic stretch from Ooceraea biroi isolate clonal line C1 chromosome 3, Obir_v5.4, whole genome shotgun sequence includes:
- the LOC105275432 gene encoding sestrin homolog isoform X2, whose translation MGSMGQIASNDTHMLLMDAFLQNNRLDHVSRIMASHPSYLEHFLRTQHFILRGDGPLPYDYRHFIAIMAAGRHQCSYLINLQKGEFLVQGGDPSWLQGLRSIPGKLQDLYEINKILAHRPWLLNKMHIEKLTKGDDNWSLAEVVHAIVLLAHFHSLSSFIFSCGIHEELDYLSGHRYVQNIQENSKAVPPANMISSSPKKIPNGENRFDVPPSPPSSPSIVGDQEVGVETLMERMKRLSEKSESYQITQEELSKRFETVETQSAELAAAPQRSSSFLNSDIGLFIEDPTFIYEDFAKRGQLNDIPTFRVQDYSWDDHGYSLVNRLYGDVGNLLDDKFKTAYNLTYYTMGTHSKVDTSRFRRAIWNYIQCMFGIRHDDYDYNEVNQLLERSLKTFIKSAVCYPERVTKRDYERVMREFKHSEKVHVSLMILEARMQAELLYALRAVMRYMT comes from the exons ACGCATATGCTGTTGATGGATGCTTTCTTACAGAACAACAGGCTGGATCATGTCTCGAGGATAATGGCCTCGCATCCATCGTATCTGGAACATTTTCTCCGGACCCAGCATTTCATTCTGCGTGGTGATGGACCACTTCCTTATGACTACAGACATTTTATTGCCATTATG GCCGCGGGTAGGCACCAATGTAGCTACCTTATAAACCTGCAGAAGGGAGAGTTCCTTGTTCAGGGCGGTGACCCCTCGTGGCTTCAAGGCCTCAGATCGATCCCAGGGAAGCTGCAAGATCTCTATGAGATCAACAAGATCCTAGCCCATAGACCGTGGCTCCTGAATAAGATGCACATAGAG AAATTGACCAAGGGAGACGATAATTGGTCCTTAGCCGAGGTCGTCCACGCGATAGTCTTGCTAGCTCACTTCCACTCATTGTCgtctttcatattttcttgCGGAATTCACGAGGAACTGGATTACCTAAGTGGCCACCGCTACGTGCAGAACATCCAAGAGAATAGTAAGGCCGTACCGCCCGCCAATATGATTTCCAGCAGTCCCAAGAAGATTCCCAATGGCGAAAACAGATTTG ATGTTCCACCGTCGCCACCGTCCTCGCCCAGCATAGTCGGTGATCAGGAGGTCGGAGTGGAGACTCTGATGGAGCGTATGAAGCGCCTCTCGGAAAAATCCGAGTCCTATCAGATCACACAGGAGGAGCTGTCCAAGAGATTCGAGACTGTCGAGACGCAATCGGCCGAGCTGGCAGCGGCGCCGCAGAGGAGCAGCTCGTTCCTCAACTCGGATATCGGCTTGTTCATCGAAGATCCTACATTCATCTATGAAGATTTTGCAAAG CGCGGTCAGCTGAACGACATACCGACCTTCCGCGTCCAGGATTACTCTTGGGACGATCACGGTTACTCCCTGGTGAATCGTCTGTACGGCGATGTTGGCAATCTCCTGGACGACAAGTTTAAGACTGCATACAATCTGACGTATTACACGATGGGCACGCACAGCAAGGTCGACACGTCGCGCTTCCGGCGGGCAATTTGGAACTATATACAGTGCATGTTCGGCATCAGGCACGACGATTATGATTACAACGAGGTGAATCAATTGCTCGAGCGTAGCCTCAAGACCTTCATCAAAAGCGCCGTCTGTTATCCGGAGCGCGTTACCAAGAGGGATTACGAGCGCGTAATGAGGGAGTTTAAGCACAGCGAGAAG GTCCACGTGAGTCTGATGATCCTGGAGGCTCGTATGCAGGCAGAACTGCTGTACGCCCTCCGCGCTGTGATGCGATATATGACCTAA